In Rhipicephalus microplus isolate Deutch F79 chromosome 9, USDA_Rmic, whole genome shotgun sequence, one genomic interval encodes:
- the LOC119163496 gene encoding uncharacterized protein LOC119163496, translated as MATKPVVVSVVIMVVAMLLVWAPRDAAADSSGLLKYLGCLQKLADTSGACGKRKTEFSALEQAFGIDHKHKSDREKKGLCCKFSSYVDCYMKNVRHSCGDAAGKYALKFIESSTQKYVRNTCHKFDSRKCSSAFSTSASSMVVLGVTSAVLAFSLLL; from the exons ATGGCTACGAAACCAGTGGTTGTGTCTGTTGTGATCATGGTCGTCGCCATGTTGTTAGTGTGGGCACCACGTGACGCAGCGGCTGACTCCAGTG GCCTCCTCAAGTACTTGGGCTGCCTGCAGAAGCTGGCGGACACTAGCGGTGCTTGCGGGAAAAGGAAGACCGAGTTTAGCGCGCTGGAACAGGCATTCGGAATTGACCACAAGCACAAATCGGACAGGGAGAAGAAGGGCCTATGCTG TAAGTTCTCGAGTTACGTCGACTGTTATATGAAGAACGTGCGCCACAGCTGCGGTGATGCGGCCGGCAAGTACGCCCTCAAGTTCATCGAGTCCTCGACCCAGAAGTACGTGCGCAACACGTGCCACAAGTTCGACAGCCGCAAGTGCAGCTCGGCCTTCTCCACGTCGGCGTCGAGCATGGTCGTCCTGGGCGTAAC GTCGGCCGTGCTCGCCTTCTCCCTGCTGCTGTGA